One segment of Cohaesibacter intestini DNA contains the following:
- the cysK gene encoding cysteine synthase A has translation MAQSPIKTEGRGRIYDSILDTIGNTPLVRFDKIAKEHGVKANLIGKLEFFNPLASVKDRIGVNMIESMEADGKIEPGKTTLIEPTSGNTGIALAFAAAAKGYRLILVMPETMSIERRKMFAFLGAELDLTEGPKGMKGAIARAEELVGEIENAVIPQQFQNPANPEVHRNTTAEEIWNDTAGEVDVLISGIGTGGTITGVGTVLKERKPGVHIVAVEPTDSPILSGGNPGPHKIQGIGAGFVPGVLNTEIYDEVVTIANEDAFAYSRALARTEGVPAGISSGAALAAAIEVGKRDEMAGKNIVIIIPSFAERYLSTALFEGI, from the coding sequence ATGGCACAGTCTCCAATTAAGACCGAAGGGCGCGGGCGCATCTATGATTCCATTCTCGACACCATCGGCAATACGCCGCTGGTGCGTTTCGACAAGATTGCCAAGGAACATGGCGTCAAGGCGAATCTGATCGGCAAGCTCGAATTCTTCAACCCGCTGGCCAGCGTCAAGGATCGCATCGGCGTCAACATGATCGAGAGCATGGAAGCGGACGGCAAGATCGAGCCGGGCAAAACCACGTTGATCGAGCCAACCTCTGGCAATACCGGCATTGCACTGGCCTTTGCCGCTGCAGCCAAGGGATATCGTCTTATTCTGGTGATGCCGGAAACCATGTCCATCGAGCGCCGCAAGATGTTTGCGTTTCTGGGGGCCGAGCTGGATCTAACCGAAGGGCCGAAAGGTATGAAGGGCGCGATCGCGCGGGCCGAAGAACTGGTCGGTGAAATCGAGAATGCGGTCATTCCGCAACAGTTCCAGAACCCCGCCAACCCGGAAGTCCATCGCAACACCACCGCAGAAGAAATCTGGAACGACACGGCCGGTGAAGTGGATGTGCTGATCTCGGGCATTGGAACGGGCGGCACCATTACTGGCGTTGGCACGGTTCTCAAGGAGCGTAAGCCGGGCGTCCATATCGTCGCGGTCGAGCCCACCGACAGCCCGATCCTGTCGGGTGGCAATCCTGGTCCGCACAAGATTCAGGGGATCGGCGCAGGGTTTGTTCCCGGCGTTCTGAATACCGAAATCTATGACGAAGTGGTGACCATCGCCAATGAGGACGCCTTTGCCTATTCCCGTGCACTGGCCCGCACTGAGGGCGTGCCGGCGGGGATTTCTTCCGGTGCCGCTCTGGCCGCTGCCATCGAAGTGGGCAAGCGCGACGAGATGGCCGGTAAGAATATCGTCATCATCATCCCAAGCTTTGCAGAGCGTTATCTCTCGACTGCCTTGTTCGAAGGCATTTGA
- a CDS encoding response regulator transcription factor — protein sequence MTADATKLDQIEALVPDIILMEYDGRIEEIEALADQLNNKSRTMPMVLMRVPPEQVHDLKRLCSSHALLGRNVTPEEFSRAMNIVALGGNFIDPVLIDECPDDNDADQTAASGAAKDDEDDPLSEREQAVLYQIALGHYSKEIAANLDVSTKTVETYKTRAMKKLRLGDRTAVVRYAVVNGWFEKLAAKSKVT from the coding sequence TTGACCGCGGACGCCACGAAGCTGGACCAAATCGAAGCGCTGGTCCCCGACATCATTCTCATGGAATATGATGGCCGGATCGAAGAGATTGAAGCGCTGGCTGATCAACTGAACAACAAGAGTCGAACCATGCCGATGGTTCTGATGCGCGTCCCGCCAGAGCAGGTTCATGATCTCAAGCGTCTGTGTTCATCCCATGCATTGCTGGGCCGGAATGTGACGCCGGAGGAATTTTCGCGTGCCATGAATATCGTTGCTCTGGGCGGCAACTTCATCGACCCTGTGCTAATAGATGAATGTCCCGATGACAATGATGCTGACCAGACGGCTGCCTCTGGCGCTGCAAAGGATGATGAAGACGATCCCTTAAGCGAACGGGAGCAAGCGGTGCTCTATCAGATTGCCCTTGGCCATTATTCAAAAGAAATTGCAGCCAACCTCGACGTCAGCACCAAGACCGTGGAAACCTACAAAACCCGCGCCATGAAGAAACTCAGGCTCGGTGACAGAACCGCTGTGGTGCGCTACGCCGTCGTCAATGGATGGTTCGAAAAACTGGCCGCCAAAAGCAAGGTCACTTGA